Within the Pseudomonas mendocina genome, the region TGCTTGGACATCTTGAGCTCCATCAGGGTTGTTTAGGCAATCCGAGCTCGCCGCTCATGTCGGCCAGCAGCTTGTTCACCTCAGGTACCGCAGATTCCAGCTTGCTCTGGGTGATCTGCGCAGATTGCGCGGTCAGGGTCGGCATCTTCTGCAGCACCTTCTGCCCCAACGGCGACTCGTAGAACGCGATCAGGTCCTTGAGCTCCTGCTCGTTGAAGTTGCTGGTGTAGAGCTTGACCATGTCCGGCTTCAGCTTGTCCCAGCCCACCGCCTTGTCCAGCGCGGCGTTGGCCTTGGCCTGATAGCTCTCCAGCACCGCCTTCTTGCCATCCGGAGCCTGAGCGAAACGCTGGGCGAACATCTGCTGCACCTGGCCGTACACCGGCACGGTCAACTTGTCGGCATGGGCCAGCTTGAGAAAACGCTCGGCATCGGCAGCGTGGCTGGCAGCATCGGCCATGGCCAGGGATGCGCTCGCGCTGAGCAGAACGGCGGTGCAGAGTTTGGAGAAACGGAGCATGAGAAGGCGTCCAGGGTTATGAATGAGTCTGGGTAGACTGCGGTGGCGGCATTTTGTGCCCTACGCCCAAAACCCTCAAGCGAGGCGAGTTGCGCACTGGCTCACAATAGCCATGCAGACCGGCGCACCCATTGGTCAGTTGCCAAAATGCCAGCACTTGCCCATGCTTGGGCAAGCTCGGCATCCTGCGTGATATTCGCCATTCTTATCAAGGCGTGCGCACTCTCCCGACCGGCAATTGATCGCCAGCCTGCGCACATACATGGACGTGCCCGATGACCAGCCTCACTTCACATGCACCTTTTCCGCTCCAGCCACTCTGCGACAGCAAGGGCCGTTTGCTGGACGAGGCTGTCGGCTGGTCCAGCCGCCCGCTGGTGGACTGCGCCCTGCACGGTCACCTGGGGCGGCGCAAACGCTGGAACCACTGGTGCATCACCACGCCGCAATGGATGCTCGCGCTGACGCTGGCCGACCTCGACTACGTCGGTTACGGCGCCGCCTACTTTCTAGATATGGAAACCGGCCAGCCAGCCGCCCACACCCAACTGCGCCCTTTCGCCCTGGGCTGCCAGCTGCCCGATGTGCCGCTGGACAGCCACGCTTTCAGTCATTCTCGACTGCAACTGCGCATCGACGAACACCCTGGTCGCCTGCGTCTTACCGCATCAGCGCCCGATATCGGCGGCCAACCGCTGCAGATCGCCCTGGACATTCAGCGCCCTGCCCACCTGCAGTCGGTCAATCTGGTGGCGCCGCTGAAAAATGGTGGCTTTCATGCCACCAGTCGTCAGTTGGGCCTACCCGCTGCAGGCAGCCTGCAACTGGGTCATAAACATTACAGCTGCGTGCCGGGCCAGAGCTTCGCCGCATTGGACTTCGGCCGCGGCGTCTGGCCGTTGAACAGCCACTGGCAGCGGGCAGCCTTCGCTGCCGCGGGCGGCATCGCCGGCAACTTCGGTACAGGCTGGCTGGATTACAGCGGTTTGTCGGAGAACTCGCTTTGGTTCGGCGGTGAAGTACAGCAGCTCGACAGTACGCTGCATATCGTCCGCAGTTCGCAGGCACCGCTGGCACCCTGGCGCCTGGACAGCGAGGACGATCGGGTGTCCCTGCGCTTCACTCCCCGCCAGTTGCATAGAGCCCGTCCCAAGTTCGGCCCCTTCCATGCCCACACCGTGCAGCGCTTCGGCCATTACGATGGTGTGCTGCGTGGCCCGAAGGGCGAACGCGTTCCGGTAGACAGTGCATTGGGCTGGCTGGGTGAGACCCACGCCCGCTGGTAATCGACGCGATAGATAAGTTGCGGAACCAGTCTCCAGCGGCGCGACCTAAACTGCCAGCAACCTCGAACATGCCCGGAGAACGCCATGAGCCGTACCGAAACCGACAGCATCGGCCCCATCGAAGTACCCAACGACGCCTACTGGGGTGCGCAGACACAGCGCTCGCTGATCAACTTCGCCATCGGCCAGGAACGTATGCCGCTGGCCGTGTTGCATGCCCTGGCGTTGATCAAGAAAGCTGCTGCACGGGTAAACAGCCGCAGCGGCGAACTGCCTGCGGATATCGCCCGGCTTATCGAGCAGGCGGCCGATGAAGTACTCGAAGGCCAGCACGACTCGCAGTTTCCCCTGGTGGTCTGGCAGACCGGTAGCGGCACGCAGAGCAACATGAACGTCAACGAAGTGATCGCCGGCCGCGCCAACGAACTGGCTGGCGGCCAACGTGGCGGCAAGAGCCCGGTCCACCCCAACGACCACGTCAACCGCGCCCAGAGCTCCAACGACTGCTTCCCCACGGCCATGCACATTGCCGCCGTCCAGGGTGTGCGCCATTGCCTGCTACCGGCATTGGCCGAACTGCGTGACGGCCTGCAAGAGCAGGCGCAGCGCCATGCCAATCTGGTCAAGACCGGGCGCACCCATATGATGGACGCCACCCCCATCACCTTCGGCCAGGAGCTGTCTGCCTTCGTTGCCCAGCTCGGCCATGCCGAAGCGGCGATTCGCGCTGCCCTGCCCGCCGTCTGTGAACTGGCCCAGGGCGGGACTGCCGTCGGCACCGGGCTGAACGCGCCGGCCGGTTTCGCCGAGGCCATCGCAGCCGAGCTGGCGGCCCTCTCCGGCCTGCCGCTGACCAGCGCACCGAACAAGTTCGCCGCACTGGCCGGGCACGAGCCGCTGGTGCAGCTCTCCGGCGCGCTGAAGACCCTGGCCGTGGCATTGATGAAACTGGCCAACGATCTGCGCCTGCTGGGCTCCGGCCCGCGCGCCGGATTCGCCGAGGTACGCCTGCCAGCCAACGAGCCGGGCAGCTCGATCATGCCCGGCAAGGTCAATCCAACCCAGTGCGAAGCGCTGTCGATGCTCGCCTGCCAGGTGCTGGGCAACGATGCCACTATCAGCTTCGCCGCCAGTCAGGGGCACTTGCAGCTCAACGTGTTCAAACCGGTGATCATCCATAACCTGTTGCAGTCGATCCGCCTGCTTGCCGACGGCTGCCGCAACTTCCAGCAGCACTGCGTGGCGGACCTGCAACCGGATGCCGCGCAAATGGCTGCGCACCTGGAAAACGGCCTGATGCTGGTGACAGCGCTCAATCCCCACATCGGCTACGACAAAGCCGCAGAGATCGCCAAGAAGGCCTACGCCGAAGGCAGCACGCTACGCCAGGCAGCACTGCAACTCGGTTACCTGAATGAAGAGGAGTTCGACCAATGGGTCAGACCACAAGACATGCTCGGAGCCGGGCGGCATGAGTGAGGGCAAGAGCGGCGCCACACCGCTGGAAGGCGATGGCAAACGAATCCTGCTGGTACTCGGCACACCGAAGAAGAACAGTCTCTGCCACGCCTTGGCGGAGGCCTATAGCCAGGGTGCACGCAGCAAAGGCCACGTGGTTCGCCAACTGAAGCTGGGCGAAATGCAGTTCGACCCGATACTGCGCGACGGCTATGAACAGAGCCAGAGCCTGGAGCCGGACCTGCTGGAGGCGCAGCGTCTGATCCACTGGGCCGAGCATCTGGTGTTCGTCTACCCGGTCTGGTGGGGCGGAATACCAGCGCTGCTGAAAGGTTTCTTCGACCGGGTGTTCCTGCCCGGCTTCGCCTTCAAGTACCGCAACCGCTCGCAGCTCTGGGATAAACTGCTCAGCGGCCGCAACGCCGATCTGCTGGTGACCATGGACACGCCGCGCTGGTACTTCCGCTGGGTCTACGGCGCCCCGGCGCATCGGCAGATGGTGCGTACCATCCTCGGCTTCTCCGGCATCAAGACCCGCCGCCTGAGCGAGTTCGCCCCAGTGCGCCCCTCCAGTGAAGAACAGCGCCAGAGCTGGCTGCGCAAGGCTGAAGCGCTGGGCAGCAGCGTTTAAGCAACCTCATCGCCTAGTCTTGCGTGCCCGCAATGCAGCCATCAATGACGGACCGAGGGCGGTGAATGCAGAACCGAGCACCACGACTACGGCGCCGGTATAGGCGATCCAGTTGACCTGCTCAGGCAGCACGTGATCCGGCCACCAGGTCGAGGCCAGGGCTACGGAAACGAAGGTCACCAGCGGTGTCAGCGCCAGGGTCGCGCTGACCCTGGAGGCCTCCCAATGCGCCAACGCCTCGGCGAAAGCACCGTAGGCGACCAGGGTATTCAGGCAGCAGGCCAGCAGCAGCCAGCCTTGAAGCGGGCTCAGCTCCAGCACCTGCATTGGCTGTGCCCAAGGCGTTAGCAGCAGTGCACAGGCCAGGTAGATGACCATCATCACCTGCACCGAATTCCACGAAGTCAGCAGTTGCTTCTGCGCCAGACCATAGAAGGTCCAGACGAAAGCAGCGGCCAGCACGGTCAGCACGCCGGTGGTATAGGTGGTCAGCGAGGTCAGCAACTCACTCAGGCGCTGGTTGAAGAACAGGCCGAAGCCCAGCAGCATCACCATCAGGCCAATCGCCTGGCCCAGACTGAAACGTTCGCGAAAGACGAACAGGCTGCTGATCAAAAGCAAAATTGGCGCGACCTGAATCACCAGTTGCGTGGTTCCGGGGCTAAGCAGGTTGAGCCCGACCAGATACAGCACGTAGTTGGCAGTCAGTCCGCCGATGGCCAAGGCCAGTAGCCAGCCCCCCTTGCGCCCGAGCGGGCGAAAACGCGGTAGGCGCCGAGTGGCCGCCAGATAGGCGAACAACAGGGAGCCCGCCACAGCCAGGCGGTACCAGGTGACGGTTACCGGATCCATCACCTGAAGAACTTCTTTCAGTTTGATTGGCAGGATGCCCCAGAGCACGGAGGTGGTCAGGGCGAGTAGCAGGCCGTATATCCAACGACCGGAGGAAATGTGCATGGAGACCTCTGGCAAGCGGTCGACAGAGCATGTCGTCCGCAGCCGGCCATTCTAGGAGAGGTCAGGCTATCGACACAGTAACAGTTCAGCCTGGCTGACGAACATAACTGTACTGATCGACAGCTGAAGCCTGCCAGAAGATCGACGCCAGAAATCCATAAGAATTGCTAAAAACCACCAAAAATCAGCCAATTACGACCATCTGTCGCTTTACCCAACGCACCGCTTCGCTGGCATTAGACTCAGATTATTCAGCCCCCTCACATGGAGCTTTCGTCATGTTCGGCCAACGTACAGCTGACCCGCAGCCGGGTACGCACTACCGCAGTTCACGTGTCAGCGCCGTCAATGGCCAGTATTTCTTCGCCACACGCGAAGGCACGCTGGAAGGCCCCTATCTCTCCCGCCACGACGCCGAACAGAGCATAGCGCGCTATATCGAGCGCATGGCCATGGCCGACAAGCTGCTGCGCCATAGCAGCGAGCACATCGACAACCTGCAGCGCCGCGAAGCGATCAAGCACAATCAGGAGCTTTGAGCGCACGCCTCGCTACAAACGCGCCAAGCCCATATCCTCCCGATGCGCCGCCAGGTGTGGTAATACCGCTGCCAGCAGCGGCTCCTTGAAGGCATCTTGGAAGCGATGTGCCAACCCCGGAATCAGCTTGAGTTCGGAGCCCTTGATATGTGCCGCGACATGCACGCCGTGCATCACCGGCAATAGCGGATCAGCCGTGCCATGCACCACCAGCGTCGGCACGTTCAAGCGGTTGAGCAACTCGACCCGGCTCGACTCGGCGAGAATCGCCAGCAACTGCCGCTGCACCCCCTCGGGATTGAATGCGCGGTCATAGGCCACTTCGGCCTGACGCAGAAGCAGAGCACGATCATCATGCACGGCCGGACTTCCCAGCGCGGCGAGCAGGTCAGCCTGCTGCTGCAGAGCGGCCTCGCGACTGCCGGCCTCACGTCGCGCCAACAGGGCAACCAGGGCATCGCTTGGCGCTGGCAAGCCTTGTGCACCCGAGCTTGTCATAACCAGCGTCAGGCTGAGCACGCGCTGCGGCGCCAGGTCGGCCAGGTGTTGGGCGATCATCCCGCCCATACTCGCGCCCAAGACGTGAAAGGCTTCGACCCCGAGGCTGTCCATCAATCCCAGGGCATCCCCCGCCATGTCACGCAGATGATAAGGCGCGCCAAGCGACAACCCCAGGCGATAGCGCAGCACCTCATAAGGCAGATTGATGCTCGGCGCAGGCTTGCGCCAGGTGCTCAGCCCCACATCGCGATTGTCGAAGCGCACCACACGAAAGCCCTGCTGGCACAGGCGCTCGACCACCTCGTCAGGCCAATGGATCAGCTGTCCACCCAGGCCCATGACCAGTAGCAGAGCCGGGTCGCGCTCGCTACCGACACTCTGGTAGGCCAGGCGCACGTCGCCGACGTCGGCATACCGGGTTGGCTCGGAAATATCACAACGGTTGGCCGCAAAAGACGGCAGGACGCACAGCATTGCGACCACGAAGAAGAATGCACGCATGAAAAACACCAGAAACGCAGAACCCCACTGGAACGCGATTCTGGTGAAAGTCGTTCGACGGCGCTGCCACATCAGCGTGACAGTTTGATGAAGGAGGACGAACGGTCGGCGGTCAGGTGACGATAGCGGCCAGCCAGAACGTCGCGCCATGAAGCCCCTCGCTACGTGGGAGGGGCTTTAGCCGCGACCAGAGGAATCAGGCCAGCTCGGCGCGTAACTGTCGAGCTGCTGCGACCATGTTCACCAGCGCGGCCTCGGTCTCCGGCCAGGCGCGGGTTTTTAGGCCGCAATCTGGGTTGACCCAAAGACGCTCCAGCGGGATACGCCGCGCCGCCTTGCGCAACAGCCCGGCCATCTCGGCGCTGTCCGGCACCCGTGGAGAGTGAATGTCATAGACGCCCGGGCCGATCTCGTTGGGATAATCGAAGCGCTCGAACGCCTCCAACAACTCCATGTCCGAACGCGAGGTTTCGATGGTGATCACGTCGGCATCCATCGCCGCGATGGATTCGATCACGTCGTTGAACTCGCTGTAGCACATGTGGGTGTGGATCTGGGTTTCGTCACGCACGCCACTGGCGGTCAGGCGGAAGGCCTCGGTGGCCCAGTCCAGATAGTGCTGCCAGGCTGCCTGGCGCAGCGGCAGTCCTTCGCGAAACGCAGCCTCGTCTATCTGGATGATTCTGATGCCCGCAGCCTCCAGGTCTACCACCTCGTCGCGAATCGCCAGCGCCAGTTGCCTGGCCTGCACCTCACGGGGCACGTCCTCGCGCGGGAACGACCACATCAGCATGGTCACCGGGCCGGTCAACATGCCCTTCACCACCTTGTCGGTCAGGCTCTGTGCATAGCGGATCCACTCCACGGTCATCGCCCTGGGTCGACTCAGGTCGCCGACGATCACTGCCGGTTTGACGCAGCGCGAACCATAGCTCTGCACCCAGCCGAAGCGGGTGAAGGCATAGCCGTCAAGCTGCTCGGCGAAGTACTCGACCATGTCGTTGCGCTCGGCCTCCCCATGCACCAGCACGTCCAGCCCCAGACGCTCCTGCACCTGCACCGCCTGGCGAATTTCGCTGTGCATGGCCTCGGTGTAATCGGCAACGCCGAGCTTGCCCTGCTTGAACGCCTGGCGAGCCAGGCGAATGGCCGAAGTCTGCGGAAACGAACCGATGGTGGTGGTCGGTAGCAGCGGCAACTGCAGGCGCTCACGCTGCTTGCCGATACGCTCGGCGAATGCTGACTGACGCTGAGCGTGGCGCGGGCGAATCGCCTCCAGACGCGCCTGCACCTCGGTTTTGTGAATGCGCGTCGATGCAGCACGTACGGCCTGTACCGCACGGCAGGCTTCCAGCGCGGCCTGAACAGCGGCGTCGTCCGGCGCCTCCAGTGCCCTGCCGAGCACGGCGACCTCCTGGCACTTCTGTACGGCGAAGGCCAGCCAGCTCTTCAGTTCGGCATCGAGCTGATCTTCACGCGCCAGGTCCACCGGGCTGTGCAGCAGCGAGCAGGACGGCGCCACCCACAAGCGCTGGCCCAGACGTTCGTGAGCGTGACGCAACACTTCGAGGGCCTTGTCCAGATCGCAGCGCCAGACGTTGCGGCCGTTGACCAGGCCCAGCGACAACACTTTATAAGCCGGCAGGCGGTCGAGGATGGTCGGGTACTGCTCCGGCGCCCGCACCAGATCGATATGCAGGCCATCCACCGGCAGGTTGGCGGCCAGGCCGAGGTTGTCTTCCAGGCCACCGAAGTAGGTGGCGATCAGCTTCTTGCAGGGTTCGCGCTGGATCAGGTTGTAGGCTCGCTCGAAGGCGTTTTTCCAGTCCTGCGGCAGGTCGAGCACCAGGATCGGCTCGTCGATCTGCACCCACTCCACGCCCTGCGCGGCCAGGCGCTGGAGAATCTCGCCATACACCGGCAGCAGGCGCTCGAGCAGTTCCAGCTTGTCGAAACCGGCGCCTTTAGCCTTACCCAACCATAAATAGGTCAGCGGGCCGATCAGCACCGGTTTTACCTGGTGGCCAAGGGTGTTCGCCTCCTCCACTTCCTCGAACAACTGCTCCCAGCTCAGGGCGAACTGCTGGTCAATGCCGAACTCCGGTACCAGGTAGTGGTAGTTGGTATCGAACCATTTGGTCATCTCTTGGGCATGGGCACCACCGCAGCAAGTACCACTGCTCTTGTTTGCAACGGCCCCACGGGCCATGGCGAACAGCGTCTCCAGCGTCGGTTTGCCAGCCGCAGGGCGGAAGCGCTCGGGAATCACACCGAAGGCCAGCGAATGGCCAAGCACCTGGTCGTACCAGGCAAAGTCGCCCACCGGCAGCAGATCGATGCCGGCATCCTTCTGCAGTTGCCAATGCTCGGCCCGCAGGCGCTGGCCAACGGCGCGCAGCCCGGCTTCATCCAGCTCACCTCGCCAGTGCGCTTCGAGCGCCTTTTTCAGTTCGCGGTAGCGACCGATACGTGGGAAACCGAGGGAATGGGACAGGGCCATGACTTAACGCTCCACAATGAATCGAGATGGCGCCATTCTCGGCATCGGCCATGAGTGAGACAAACTCAAGATTTTCGTCTTGATCTAAAGATTTACTCATGTAGGCTGTATGAAGCATTTTCATCCAGCACCGAAACTGGATGAGTGAAACCTTTGCAGAGACCCGCCATGCTCGAACTACGCCACCTGAAAACCCTGCATGCCCTGCGCGAGACCGACAGCCTGGTCGAAGCCGCCGAACGCCTGCACCTGACCCAGTCAGCGCTGTCACACCAGTTCAAGGAGCTGGAGGAGCGCCTGGGTCTGCAACTGTTCGTACGCAAGACCAAGCCGGTGCGTTTCACCAGCGCAGGCCTGCGCCTGCTGCAACTGGCCGACGCCGCCCTGCCCTTGCTACGTGGCGCCGAACGCGACCTGGCGCGCCTGGCCGGTGGCACCGCCGGCCGCCTGCACATGGCCATCGAGTGCCACAGCTGCTTCCAATGGCTGATGCCGACCATCGACCAGTTCCGCGATGCCTGGCCGGAAGTGGAGCTGGACCTGGCCTCGGGCTTCTCCTTCGCCCCGCTGCCGGCGCTGGCCCGTGGCGACCTGGATCTGGTGGTGACTTCAGATCCCATCGAACTGGCTGGCATCACCTATGTGCCGCTATTCACCTATGAGGCCCAGCTGGCGGTCGCCAATCAGCATCGCCTGGCGTCCAAGGCCTATATCCAGCCCGAGGATCTGGTCAGGGAAACCCTGATCACCTACCCCATCGAGCGCGACCGCCTGGACATCTTCACCCGCTTCCTCGAACCGGCCGATGTCGAGCCGGCGCAGGTGCGCACTTCCGAGCTGACGGTCATGATGATGCAGCTGGTCGCCAGCGGCCGTGGCGTATGCGGTCTGCCCAACTGGGCGCTGCACGAGTACAGCTCGCGCGGCTACGTCAGCGCCAAGCGCCTGGGCGAGAAAGGTTTGTACTGCACGCTGTACGCAGCGATCCGCAGCGACATGCTCGACGCCCCCTTCATGCGTGATTTCCTGCTGACCGCCAAGGACACCTCCTTCGCCAGCCTCGAAGGTGTCAGCGTGGCGCGCTAAGCGCCGCCCTCATAAGGTAGCTGGCAGTCGAGCGAATTTTTTGGCTGTCGGCATGCTTGGCCCAGTGACGCTGCTGTAAACACCTCGCATCTGGCGCAGCCCTCAGCCCAGGTGGCAGCCCGCAATTGCCTTGTTACAACTCCCCGCTTGCCGCATCGTGACCAACAGTCATAGCATGACCGCCGGTCACAACACTCCGCGGAATGCCCATGCGCTACCAGGATCAACTCTTCCAGCAACGGGAAAACGCCCTGCTCGAATCCGCTCGCCAGTTGTTCCAGAACGACTCCTGGGACCGCGTCACCATCGCCGAGGTGGCGCGTCACGCGGGTATCGGCAAAGGCACCGTGTACAAACACTTCACCAGCAAGGAAGCGCTCTACGCGCGAATGGTGCTGGACTGCTCGCGCCAACACCTGGCCGAACTGCAGGAAGTCGCCCGCAGCGCACCCACGCAAGAGGCCATGCGCCGAGTGATTCGCCGCGCCTTCGAGCAGCTGCAGGCCGACCCACTGCAAGCGCAGCTTTGCCTGCTGTGTGACCGCCCGGCCTTTCAGGAACGCCTTGAACAACCCTACCGCGAACAGTTCATCGAGCTGGAAGGCCAGTACATGTATCTGTTCAGCGGCCTTCTACAGAGCAGCTTCCGCGACCTGCAACTGTCTCCCGCACACTGCCAGCATCTGCTCTGGGGCGTGGAGGCTTGCGTGAATGGCGTCATGGCGCGCATCGCCTCCGGTGGTTTCGCGCACTGGACCGAATACATCGAACTGGACGCGTATTTCGATCGCGTTACCGACTTCATCATCGCCGGCCTGCAGGGCCAGGCCGCCGCGCTGCTGGCAGCGCCCGCCATCAACGAGTAAGCCATCCATGTTCGCGCAATTCAGCAAACGTCCCTGGATCATCGCCGTCGTCATCGCCATCGTGCTGCTGCTCTGGCTGCTCAGTGGAGACCGCTTCGTCGCACGCGACGACATACCGGCCGAGCCCGATAAACCAGCCACGAGCGCCGAACTGGTGCGGGTGGAGGTGACATGGCTGGAAGCCCAGCCCATGCAGCGCCAGCATGTCGTGCAGGGCCAGATCGAGGCCTGGCGCCGGGTGGAGCTACGCGCCCAGGTCAGCGGCAGCGTGCAGAACCTGGATCAGGACAAGGGCAACCGCGTCGCCGCCGACCAGTTGCTGCTCAGCCTCTCGCCAGATGACCGCCCAGCCCAGGTTGCACGCAGCGAGGCTGACGTCCGGCAACGGCAAAGCGACGTTACCGCCGCCAAACGCCTGCGTGAACGCAGTCTGGTATCGGCCAACGAACTGATGCGTTTGGAAAGCGAGCTGGCCAAGGCCCGCGCCGAACTCGACAGCGCCCGCCTGCAACTGCGCAACACCAAGGTGAAAGCGCCGTTCGCCGGCATCTATGACCAGCGTATGGTCGAACTGGGCGACTTCGTCCAACCCGGGCAGAGCCTGTTGACCCTGGTGGACATCGACCGCCTCAAGGTCAGCGCGCAGATCGCCCAGCAGCAGGTCACCCAGCTCGAACTGGGCCAGCCGGTGAAGGTGGAACTGCTTGACGGCCGCACCCTACAGGGTGAACTGCACTTCATTGCCGCGGCAGCCGACCCAGGCTCGCGCAGCTTCCGCATCGAAGTCAAGGTGGACAACCCGGACGGCCTGCGCCTGGCGGGTGCCAGCGCCACGCTGCATATCCAGACTGGTGAAGCCATGGCTCATCGTCTGTCCCCTGCCCTGCTCAGCCTGGACGAAAACGGCCGCCACGGCGTCAAGTGGGTCAACGATGCGCAGCGCGTGGAGTTCACCCCGGTGGATCTGATCAGCGTCGACAACCAGGGCGCCTGGGTCAGCGGCCTGCCGCCCAAGGTGGCGTTGATCACCCTTGGCCAGGGATTCGTCCAGCCTGGTCAGCAGGTGAAGACGCAACTCGCGACCGAGGACAGCTGAGATGCACGCACTGATCGCCGCCGCGCTCGACCGCAGCCGCACCACCATCCTCATCCTGCTGTTCCTGCTCTGCGGCGGGCTGGTGGCCTACATCGCCATGCCCAAGGAGTCCAACCCCGACGTCACCATCCCGATGATCTACGTTTCGGTGACGCTCGAAGGCATCAGCCCGGAAGATGGT harbors:
- a CDS encoding DUF2804 domain-containing protein, coding for MTSLTSHAPFPLQPLCDSKGRLLDEAVGWSSRPLVDCALHGHLGRRKRWNHWCITTPQWMLALTLADLDYVGYGAAYFLDMETGQPAAHTQLRPFALGCQLPDVPLDSHAFSHSRLQLRIDEHPGRLRLTASAPDIGGQPLQIALDIQRPAHLQSVNLVAPLKNGGFHATSRQLGLPAAGSLQLGHKHYSCVPGQSFAALDFGRGVWPLNSHWQRAAFAAAGGIAGNFGTGWLDYSGLSENSLWFGGEVQQLDSTLHIVRSSQAPLAPWRLDSEDDRVSLRFTPRQLHRARPKFGPFHAHTVQRFGHYDGVLRGPKGERVPVDSALGWLGETHARW
- the metR gene encoding transcriptional regulator MetR; this translates as MLELRHLKTLHALRETDSLVEAAERLHLTQSALSHQFKELEERLGLQLFVRKTKPVRFTSAGLRLLQLADAALPLLRGAERDLARLAGGTAGRLHMAIECHSCFQWLMPTIDQFRDAWPEVELDLASGFSFAPLPALARGDLDLVVTSDPIELAGITYVPLFTYEAQLAVANQHRLASKAYIQPEDLVRETLITYPIERDRLDIFTRFLEPADVEPAQVRTSELTVMMMQLVASGRGVCGLPNWALHEYSSRGYVSAKRLGEKGLYCTLYAAIRSDMLDAPFMRDFLLTAKDTSFASLEGVSVAR
- a CDS encoding class II fumarate hydratase, whose protein sequence is MSRTETDSIGPIEVPNDAYWGAQTQRSLINFAIGQERMPLAVLHALALIKKAAARVNSRSGELPADIARLIEQAADEVLEGQHDSQFPLVVWQTGSGTQSNMNVNEVIAGRANELAGGQRGGKSPVHPNDHVNRAQSSNDCFPTAMHIAAVQGVRHCLLPALAELRDGLQEQAQRHANLVKTGRTHMMDATPITFGQELSAFVAQLGHAEAAIRAALPAVCELAQGGTAVGTGLNAPAGFAEAIAAELAALSGLPLTSAPNKFAALAGHEPLVQLSGALKTLAVALMKLANDLRLLGSGPRAGFAEVRLPANEPGSSIMPGKVNPTQCEALSMLACQVLGNDATISFAASQGHLQLNVFKPVIIHNLLQSIRLLADGCRNFQQHCVADLQPDAAQMAAHLENGLMLVTALNPHIGYDKAAEIAKKAYAEGSTLRQAALQLGYLNEEEFDQWVRPQDMLGAGRHE
- the metE gene encoding 5-methyltetrahydropteroyltriglutamate--homocysteine S-methyltransferase, which codes for MALSHSLGFPRIGRYRELKKALEAHWRGELDEAGLRAVGQRLRAEHWQLQKDAGIDLLPVGDFAWYDQVLGHSLAFGVIPERFRPAAGKPTLETLFAMARGAVANKSSGTCCGGAHAQEMTKWFDTNYHYLVPEFGIDQQFALSWEQLFEEVEEANTLGHQVKPVLIGPLTYLWLGKAKGAGFDKLELLERLLPVYGEILQRLAAQGVEWVQIDEPILVLDLPQDWKNAFERAYNLIQREPCKKLIATYFGGLEDNLGLAANLPVDGLHIDLVRAPEQYPTILDRLPAYKVLSLGLVNGRNVWRCDLDKALEVLRHAHERLGQRLWVAPSCSLLHSPVDLAREDQLDAELKSWLAFAVQKCQEVAVLGRALEAPDDAAVQAALEACRAVQAVRAASTRIHKTEVQARLEAIRPRHAQRQSAFAERIGKQRERLQLPLLPTTTIGSFPQTSAIRLARQAFKQGKLGVADYTEAMHSEIRQAVQVQERLGLDVLVHGEAERNDMVEYFAEQLDGYAFTRFGWVQSYGSRCVKPAVIVGDLSRPRAMTVEWIRYAQSLTDKVVKGMLTGPVTMLMWSFPREDVPREVQARQLALAIRDEVVDLEAAGIRIIQIDEAAFREGLPLRQAAWQHYLDWATEAFRLTASGVRDETQIHTHMCYSEFNDVIESIAAMDADVITIETSRSDMELLEAFERFDYPNEIGPGVYDIHSPRVPDSAEMAGLLRKAARRIPLERLWVNPDCGLKTRAWPETEAALVNMVAAARQLRAELA
- a CDS encoding NAD(P)H-dependent oxidoreductase — translated: MSEGKSGATPLEGDGKRILLVLGTPKKNSLCHALAEAYSQGARSKGHVVRQLKLGEMQFDPILRDGYEQSQSLEPDLLEAQRLIHWAEHLVFVYPVWWGGIPALLKGFFDRVFLPGFAFKYRNRSQLWDKLLSGRNADLLVTMDTPRWYFRWVYGAPAHRQMVRTILGFSGIKTRRLSEFAPVRPSSEEQRQSWLRKAEALGSSV
- a CDS encoding DMT family transporter, with protein sequence MHISSGRWIYGLLLALTTSVLWGILPIKLKEVLQVMDPVTVTWYRLAVAGSLLFAYLAATRRLPRFRPLGRKGGWLLALAIGGLTANYVLYLVGLNLLSPGTTQLVIQVAPILLLISSLFVFRERFSLGQAIGLMVMLLGFGLFFNQRLSELLTSLTTYTTGVLTVLAAAFVWTFYGLAQKQLLTSWNSVQVMMVIYLACALLLTPWAQPMQVLELSPLQGWLLLACCLNTLVAYGAFAEALAHWEASRVSATLALTPLVTFVSVALASTWWPDHVLPEQVNWIAYTGAVVVVLGSAFTALGPSLMAALRARKTRR
- a CDS encoding TetR/AcrR family transcriptional regulator, whose translation is MRYQDQLFQQRENALLESARQLFQNDSWDRVTIAEVARHAGIGKGTVYKHFTSKEALYARMVLDCSRQHLAELQEVARSAPTQEAMRRVIRRAFEQLQADPLQAQLCLLCDRPAFQERLEQPYREQFIELEGQYMYLFSGLLQSSFRDLQLSPAHCQHLLWGVEACVNGVMARIASGGFAHWTEYIELDAYFDRVTDFIIAGLQGQAAALLAAPAINE
- a CDS encoding alpha/beta fold hydrolase, translating into MRAFFFVVAMLCVLPSFAANRCDISEPTRYADVGDVRLAYQSVGSERDPALLLVMGLGGQLIHWPDEVVERLCQQGFRVVRFDNRDVGLSTWRKPAPSINLPYEVLRYRLGLSLGAPYHLRDMAGDALGLMDSLGVEAFHVLGASMGGMIAQHLADLAPQRVLSLTLVMTSSGAQGLPAPSDALVALLARREAGSREAALQQQADLLAALGSPAVHDDRALLLRQAEVAYDRAFNPEGVQRQLLAILAESSRVELLNRLNVPTLVVHGTADPLLPVMHGVHVAAHIKGSELKLIPGLAHRFQDAFKEPLLAAVLPHLAAHREDMGLARL
- a CDS encoding DUF2059 domain-containing protein, with amino-acid sequence MLRFSKLCTAVLLSASASLAMADAASHAADAERFLKLAHADKLTVPVYGQVQQMFAQRFAQAPDGKKAVLESYQAKANAALDKAVGWDKLKPDMVKLYTSNFNEQELKDLIAFYESPLGQKVLQKMPTLTAQSAQITQSKLESAVPEVNKLLADMSGELGLPKQP